Proteins co-encoded in one Dreissena polymorpha isolate Duluth1 chromosome 12, UMN_Dpol_1.0, whole genome shotgun sequence genomic window:
- the LOC127853902 gene encoding mucin-like protein, translated as MDGFLALNFQPLYNQYGGETPGEWTTAIQKHIVIAPLWTNINSRNISNGGLWIHVLTDKDKSDVVKIQDLIRQYTNQTEFNVSVALVATWKHVTIHSPYEPGYELVTHQNLSMQVILVTDGMYTYIMFNYDREQFSIRPLTGVPVASGFTHLDYSASVLSTRNNFTNLNKESNVYPGFPGRWLYNVTTITASMWNETRCLQFVKENNRTLKSWITEQLVYALPCPCQEVLMLEDYTFTRKDEILPGIGTKFTHTTCYESRFFSAYGIKQRCCYMFSKLQSQYPGAVAAEFENTTIASLLQERYYQCCSPEGSQKYCHLYQQINPPDDCSRYTISDEIPLEDKKDTPQIKDVSVDVEKLATNPRNRVVRNVQSDGEQRKSISNVDSINNVSMFMTMYRNLKKMFGFG; from the exons ATGGATGGATTCCTCGCTCTCAACTTCCAGCCACTTTACAATCAATATGGGGGCGAAACTCCCGGCGAATGGACAACTGCTATTCAGAAGCATATCGTCATTGCCCCGCTATGGACTAACATTAACAGCCGAAATATATCAAATGGTGGTCTTTGGATCCACGTATTGACTGACAAAGACAAGTCTGACGTGGTAAAAATCCAGGACCTCATTCGCCAATACACCAACCAGACTGAGTTTAATGTCAGTGTGGCCCTGGTCGCCACGTGGAAACACGTTACTATTCACTCGCCTTACGAACCCGGATATGAACTCGTCACTCATCAG AACCTTTCCATGCAAGTCATATTAGTGACAGATGGTATGTACACGTACATTATGTTCAACTACGACAGAGAACAATTCAGCATCAGACCACTAACGGGAGTACCTGTTGCCAGTGGTTTCACGCATTTGGACTATTCCGCATCCGTTCTGTCAACAAGAAACAACTTTACAAATCTAAATAAGGAATCAAACGTTTACCCGG GATTTCCGGGCCGATGGCTGTATAACGTTACAACTATAACCGCCTCAATGTGGAATGAGACCAGATGTTTGCAGTTTGTGAAGGAAAATAACCGCACATTAAAGAGCTGGATAACAGAACAGCTTGTGTATGCACTACCATGCCCCTGCCAAGAGGTGCTTATGTTAGAG GATTACACGTTTACTCGGAAAGATGAGATATTACCTGGTATTGGAACCAAGTTCACCCACACGACATGCTACGAGTCCCGGTTCTTCAGCGCCTACGGGATCAAACAGAGATGCTGCTACAT GTTTAGCAAACTACAGTCTCAGTATCCGGGGGCTGTAGCAGCGGAGTTTGAGAACACCACCATTGCATCACTCCTCCAGGAACGCTACTACCAGTGCTGCTCTCCTGAGGGCAGCCAGAAATACTGTCACTTGTACCAGCAGATCAATCCGCCTGATGACTGCTCCAGATACACAATCAGCGATGAGATACCACTGGAGGACAAGAAAGACACTCCACAAATTAAAGACGTGTCGGTGGATGTGGAGAAATTAGCAACGAATCCTCGAAATCGGGTCGTGAGAAATGTACAAAGTGATGGTGAGCAGAGAAAATCCATATCAAATGTTGACAGTATTAATAACGTGTCCATGTTTATGACTATGTACAGAAATCTGAAAAAGATGTTTGGGTTcggataa